The following are encoded in a window of Ranitomeya variabilis isolate aRanVar5 chromosome 6, aRanVar5.hap1, whole genome shotgun sequence genomic DNA:
- the ELP6 gene encoding elongator complex protein 6: MYPELNSLLGADPESPERRQFTLISGHKTDAGFLLHHFLSYYLKAGCRVCFVALAQSFSHYNIIGQKLGVSLVSSRDRGQLSFLEGLRSYTRLLLSETPETEAENPLRFLRTGSDLRPLYDFITAAIAPSAGEQWKCPVLIIDDVSVLLSLGVTTLQVQDLLHYCRASVCHRYQGAVVCLLQGGDGSEDSDHERLLKSLWHQSGLLLQVEGLVTGFCKDVHGQLTITRRTQERHRTLIYQYKIHDKTVSFFPRGLSAAVL; the protein is encoded by the exons ATGTATCCGGAGCTGAACAGCCTGCTGGGGGCGGATCCTGAGAGCCCGGAGCGG CGCCAGTTCACCCTGATCAGCGGCCACAAGACGGACGCCGGCTTCCTGCTGCATCACTTCCTGTCCTATTACCTGAAGG CCGGTTGTCGCGTTTGCTTCGTGGCCCTCGCTCAGTCATTCAGTCACTACAACATCATCGGCCAGAAGCTG GGTGTGAGTCTGGTGAGCTCTCGGGATCGGGGGCAGCTGTCGTTCCTGGAGGGGCTGAGATCTTACACCCGCCTGCTCCTTTCAGAGACCCCAGAGACTGAAGCTGAGAATCCGCTGCGTTTTCTAAG GACCGGGAGCGACCTCAGACCCCTCTATGACTTCATTACTGCTGCAATAGCGCCCTCTGCAGGTGAACAGTGGAAATGTCCCGTACTGATTATCGATGATGTCAGTGTGCTGCTCAGTCTGGGGGTCACCACCCTACAAGTGCAAGACCTCCTCCACTACTGCAGGGCGAGCGTGTGTCACAGGTACCAG GGGGCCGTGGTTtgcctgctgcagggaggtgaTGGATCGGAGGACTCTGATCACGAGCGGCTGCTGAAGTCTCTGTGGCACCAGAGTGGGCTGCTCCTGCAGGTGGAGGGTCTTGTCACTGGCTTCTGTAAGGATGTGCATGGACAG CTGACCATCACCCGGAGGACACAGGAGCGACACCGGACGCTTATCTACCAGTACAAAATCCACGACAAAACCGTCAGCTTCTTCCCCAGGGGCCTGTCTGCTGCCGTCCTGTAA